CAATGGTGGGCTCAAATGTCCACGGTCCGGCATATTCTCTATCGGGAGTTTTCCTGCCAGCTGAAAAGGAGCGGGACAAGTTTTTGCGACGTATCGCACAGTTGGTAGAAAGGATTGCCAATGAAATTAGAAAGATGCTTAAGCCACACTTACATGAAGTTCGCTCGCGTTCGATATCTGTTCGGTTTGTGGCTTCTTTTCGTCATGACACAAACCGCCCTTGCCGAATCCCCAATTCGCCAGTTGATGACTGCAATGTCCAGTTCCGATTTGCCTCGTTATACGAAACTGCCACTGTTTGCTCCACATCGGAAGGATTTCACATGTGTGTATCAGGAACAGCATCTGCCGCCTGTCGATCCGCAGGCCGAACTCTGGTTCCAGCAAGCACTCGCATCGGAACTTGATCCCAACATCTATTGGGAAGACAAGGACTGGAGAACGATTTACCAGCTTTACTTGCAGGCTGCGGAACGTAACCACTGGAAAGCGATGCTCAACCTCGCCGCATTGATATTGAGCGGCTACTCGGTTCCGGTGAGGGACCCCGAGATGGCGATCCGCTGGGTGGAGAACGCGATGCAGCTTGAGGTGCCCGATGCCTGGGACACGATGGGTATCTATCACATGAAGGGCATCGTCAAGGGTGGAGACGCCACGAGCGCGTACGCATTTTTCCAGAAAGCGGCGGACATGGGCAGCCCGTCCGCCCAGACGTTTCTGGGCGCAGCGCTTAACGCCGGCTGGGACAATCCGGGTAGCGGCTTCTGGGCTAACATTTCTGTCGCGACGAAGATGCTTGAATGTTCGTTAGCACAAGGCTACGGCGATGCTGCAGATGAGTTGGAGTTCATTTATGCCGCTCCTCGAACGCCGGAAGCCAGGCTTCGTGCGGTGACAGTTTTGCAGGAAGGGGCAAAGCTAGGTAGCGCCAAGTGCGCAAGCCTTCTTGGTAGTCAGTTTCGCGGCATGGGCCTTAGCGACGGCAAGAGTCTCGTCGGTTATGTCGATAAAGCACGGGCTGAGCGCTACGGGAAAATCAGCGACACCCTCCTGTGGTACGAAGGCACCCTGAAGCTCCCCAACCTGGACAAAGTATTACCTCTTCCTCCAGCCCCATTGCCGAAATGGGACGGCGACGTGCAAACACTGATCGACGCCGCCAAGGCCGTTACTCCACCGCCACCAACATCTCCAGCACATTCGCCACAGTCCGAACCTCACGCGGCTCTAACGAAAACCGGGCTACCGCCACAACCCGCGGCCCGCCCCCAACCAATGCGCTGCAACAGCGGGCGCAAATGCCAAGAGTCCGGCATACGGGAGGCGCGTGTGGCCGCCAGGCATCCGCATGCCCCACTTCACAACCGCTTGGACCGGCAGGCATTCGCTTGACGTAGCAGCGCAGCCCCAATCAGCTACGCGTACCGCGCTGCCCACAACACCGTATCGCGCGACATATTCACCCTTTCCTCGTCGAGATAAAGAATGACACGTCAGATTATCGTCACCGGTGACACATTGGCCCCCTTCGGTGGAGAAGTTATCGAAGGCTCAG
Above is a genomic segment from Paraburkholderia aromaticivorans containing:
- a CDS encoding SEL1-like repeat protein yields the protein MKLERCLSHTYMKFARVRYLFGLWLLFVMTQTALAESPIRQLMTAMSSSDLPRYTKLPLFAPHRKDFTCVYQEQHLPPVDPQAELWFQQALASELDPNIYWEDKDWRTIYQLYLQAAERNHWKAMLNLAALILSGYSVPVRDPEMAIRWVENAMQLEVPDAWDTMGIYHMKGIVKGGDATSAYAFFQKAADMGSPSAQTFLGAALNAGWDNPGSGFWANISVATKMLECSLAQGYGDAADELEFIYAAPRTPEARLRAVTVLQEGAKLGSAKCASLLGSQFRGMGLSDGKSLVGYVDKARAERYGKISDTLLWYEGTLKLPNLDKVLPLPPAPLPKWDGDVQTLIDAAKAVTPPPPTSPAHSPQSEPHAALTKTGLPPQPAARPQPMRCNSGRKCQESGIREARVAARHPHAPLHNRLDRQAFA